The DNA sequence AACCACCATTCGGGTGGGGCGACGCCGAGCTTCGGCAGCCACTTCCCGGCCTCGCTGGCCATCTTCCTGCTGGAAGTCTCCTGGTGGAGCCACCGGGGGCTCTGGCACCTGATGTTCTCCGGGGTTTTCGAACGCCACCCAAACCTGCAGTGGGTCAACACCGAGACAGGGACGGCTTGGGTGCCCGACACGCTTGAGAAGTTGGACTCCTTCTACGACCGGATGAAGTACTCCACCTACGGGTCGGAGTCCATCTTTGGGGGCATGGCGGTGGCGGAGATGTCGCTGCGACCGTCGGAGTACTGGCAGCGGCAGTGTCATGTGGGAGCCAGCTTCCTACGTCCCACCGAGACCGAGATCGTGCGTCAGATCGGCATTGACAACGTGATGTGGGGCTCGGACTACCCGCACATCGAAGGCTCCCACCCCCACACCGACAAGCATCTGCGCTTGACGTTCGGGCAGATGACCGAGGACGAGGCCACCAAGTTGCTGACCACTAACGTGGCGAAGCTCTACAAGTTCGACGTCGAGAAGCTGCGGCCCCTGGCCGAGTTGCACTGCCCGACCAAGGCCCACGTGGCCAGCGGCATCTCCTACTCGGAGATCCCCGAGAAGGCCAAGGGCTGTCCGGGCATGGCCCCGCAGAACCAGACCCAGGAAGTGGTCGCTTGAGCGGGCCCCCACCGCTGGAGGTCGCCGGCTCGGTCGCCGTCGTCACCGGTGGGGCCAACGGCATTGGGCGGGGGGTCGTCCGGGCCCTGCTGGAAGCCGACGCCACGGTGGTCGTGGCCGACGTCGAGCAGGACGTGATGGACACCACGGTGGCCGCCCTGTCGGCGTCCCACCCGGGGCGGGTGTCGGGGATCCTGACCGACGTGTCCGATGACGCCTCGGTCGAGGCGTTGGCCGACCAGGTATTCGCCGTGCACGGCCAGTGCAACCTGTTGTTCAACAACGCTGGCGTCGGGTCGGGTGGCGGCGGCCGTGTCTGGATGCACGAGCCCAACGACTGGCGCTGGTGCTACGGCGTCAACGTGTTCGGGGTGGCCCACGGCATCATGGCCTTTGTGCCCCGGATGCTGGAGTCGGGCGAGCCGGGGCACATCGTGAACACCTCGTCGGGTGACGGGGGCTTCGCTCCGGTACCGACGGCGGCCCTCTACGCCTCTAGCAAAGCCGCAGTGAGTTGCATGACCGAGTCGCTGGACCACCACCTCCGTCAGGATTCCGGGGTCATGGGGGCATCGGTCTTCTACCCGTCGGGCGGGCTCATGGACACCGGCCTGTTCACCTCTCAGAGGAACCGGCCGCTGGAGTTGGAGCGGGTCCGGGGGAGCACCGGTCGGGCAAGCATGACGTTCACCGAGATGAAGGACCGCCTGGAGAAGGCCGGTCGGACCGTGAAGGTTGCCGACCTAGACGAGCTCGGCCGCTTTGTCGTGGAGTGCGTGGCCCGGCGCCAGTACGTGATCGGCCGAGAGCTAGAACGGACGGTCGAGCTGCTCCACACCCGAGCCGACGCCATCGGCCGCTTCGAGATGCCCCCACCCCACGACATGGGCCTCTGACCGCTATCGGTTAGCGGGCGTGCGCGCCCTCCAACGAGACAGCCAGCCCCTCGTTGTTGGCCGGCCGGCTTCGAGACAGGAACGCCCCAGCATCGGCCAGGAGAAACTGGCCGGTAATGCACCGGGCCAGGTCGCTGCACAAGAACACGGCCAGGCGGGCCAGCTCGTCGTGCTCGACCATGCGCCGCAGCGGGGTGGCAGCCACCAGGGCGGCCATGCGTTCCTCGGTGAAGGCGGCGGCCACCGTTTCGGTGAGGGTGGTCCCTGGGGCGATGGCGTTCACCCGGATCTCTTCGGGGCCCAACTCGACGGCCATGGTGGTCACCAGGTGGTTCACCGCTGCCTTGGCCGCTGCATAGGCCGCGTTGTAGGGCGCCGGACGGGTGGTCTCTCCGGACGTCACGAACAGGATGGATCCCCCGCCCGTCCCGGCCATCACCGCCGCTTCGGCCCGCCCGCACAGTGCAGCCTGGATCAGGTTCTGGCCGACGATGTCCCGCCAGTCGTCGCCTCCGTATTCCACGAACGGCCGGGGTCGTCGTCCCGGGGGGAGCATCCCGACGTTGTTGACGGCCAGGTCCAGGCCGCCTAGCCGGTCGACGGTCGCATCGACCAGGGCGTCGACCGCTTCGTCGTCCCGGCAGTCGGCGGGCAGCGCCACGGCCCGCCCGCCCTCGGCGGTGATCTCCGCCACCACGGCCTCGGCCCGGTCGCCGACCAGGTCGTTGACGGCCACCGCGGCTCCGGCCCGAGCCAGCCAGCGGGCGACCTCCCGTCCGATACCGGCCCCGGCTCCGGTCACCAGGGCGTTGCGTCCGGTGTGGTCGATGGCGATGGTCATGTCGGGGTTGTCCCTTCTCGGGTGTCGGAGTCCGGGCGGTGAGCTGAGCCGGTAAGCAGGGCCAGGACCTCGTCCACCGCCCCGTCGGCCCGTGCTTCAATGGTCGCCTGGTCCACCCCGCCGATCGGGTGCTGGACGTAGACCACCCGAAGGTCGGGCAGCCCCAGGTCGACCGCCGTCCGGTCGGCCAGCGGACGTAGTTCCCCGGTGGCCACCAGGACAGTGGGCAGCCCGGCGGTTTCCAGTCTCACGGTGTCGTGGACACTCCACGACGTACAGCTGCCTCAATCGGCAGTGCCGGTGAGGACCAGCTCCACCTCCTCGGCGAGTCGTCCCAGGACCTGGTCCTCGCACGGGACAGCGGCGTTCTTGACCTCCACAAGGGTCACCTCGGCGCCGGTGCGCTGGGCCAGGCGGTCAGCCAGGCGGTGCAGCAGGACGTCGGCATTGGGCTTCCGGTTGTCCAGGATCCCGATGCGTCGACCGGCCAGCACCGGGGGCGAGGGGGCCAGGACGGCCGGCGGGGCGCATGTCGGGCCGTCGGGTCGGTGCACGTACATGGGGTCTCCTAGGGCTCGACGGGGAGGGTCACGCTGCGGGTCATGCCCCAACTAGGGATAACCGAGCTGTGCTTGCCGGCCCCCCCTACGACCAGGATCCG is a window from the Acidimicrobiales bacterium genome containing:
- a CDS encoding SDR family NAD(P)-dependent oxidoreductase; amino-acid sequence: MSGPPPLEVAGSVAVVTGGANGIGRGVVRALLEADATVVVADVEQDVMDTTVAALSASHPGRVSGILTDVSDDASVEALADQVFAVHGQCNLLFNNAGVGSGGGGRVWMHEPNDWRWCYGVNVFGVAHGIMAFVPRMLESGEPGHIVNTSSGDGGFAPVPTAALYASSKAAVSCMTESLDHHLRQDSGVMGASVFYPSGGLMDTGLFTSQRNRPLELERVRGSTGRASMTFTEMKDRLEKAGRTVKVADLDELGRFVVECVARRQYVIGRELERTVELLHTRADAIGRFEMPPPHDMGL
- a CDS encoding SDR family oxidoreductase yields the protein MTIAIDHTGRNALVTGAGAGIGREVARWLARAGAAVAVNDLVGDRAEAVVAEITAEGGRAVALPADCRDDEAVDALVDATVDRLGGLDLAVNNVGMLPPGRRPRPFVEYGGDDWRDIVGQNLIQAALCGRAEAAVMAGTGGGSILFVTSGETTRPAPYNAAYAAAKAAVNHLVTTMAVELGPEEIRVNAIAPGTTLTETVAAAFTEERMAALVAATPLRRMVEHDELARLAVFLCSDLARCITGQFLLADAGAFLSRSRPANNEGLAVSLEGAHAR
- a CDS encoding amidohydrolase — translated: MSERHVVISADSHCGADLWDYKGYLESRYHEEFDDWARSVEAAQARIAEQFKDSPRSTLNVGVDGDPAEDGDRNWSSERRLREQEADGVVATVLFPNTQPPFAPAAASQFEAPPYNDDMEHRWAGLRAHNRWLLDLVSEAPERRAGIVQIFLGDVEGSVAEIEWAAENGLRGGILVPGAPPDSPFDPLYSKAYRPIWEAAAANDMPLNHHSGGATPSFGSHFPASLAIFLLEVSWWSHRGLWHLMFSGVFERHPNLQWVNTETGTAWVPDTLEKLDSFYDRMKYSTYGSESIFGGMAVAEMSLRPSEYWQRQCHVGASFLRPTETEIVRQIGIDNVMWGSDYPHIEGSHPHTDKHLRLTFGQMTEDEATKLLTTNVAKLYKFDVEKLRPLAELHCPTKAHVASGISYSEIPEKAKGCPGMAPQNQTQEVVA